GCCCCGCGTCGATTTCAACAACTTCCACGCCGTGTAAAAACTGTTCAGGCATGGTTTACCTCCTGCTAGTTGCTTTGCGCCGGAATATCCGGCCAGATTACGGAATGGGGAAAATCAGGCTGATCCGGCACCAGTTCAAGCGCGTGGGCGTATGCGTCCCATGCCTCTATGCTGGCATCTATGGCCGTGGTTTCGGCACCTGCGGCCACTGCGGCGCGGTGGTTGCGCAACAGTTGCATAATTGCCGGGTCGTAAAGTTCTTTCATGCGGCGGTCACGTTCCGCGCGGGCCGTGGCGGCAAGTTCTTCTTCGGTAGGTG
This region of Desulfovibrio subterraneus genomic DNA includes:
- a CDS encoding phage tail assembly chaperone — encoded protein: MPDSIRVFILNNRVINSDNAEDAAILLQNGARELAAEEVAAIFGDLANLAGPHNTVVNEYGSITFTPPPAPPAPTEEELAATARAERDRRMKELYDPAIMQLLRNHRAAVAAGAETTAIDASIEAWDAYAHALELVPDQPDFPHSVIWPDIPAQSN